In Silene latifolia isolate original U9 population chromosome 6, ASM4854445v1, whole genome shotgun sequence, the genomic window TCCCGTCCGGAATTTTTATAATCAGGTCCGAGATTTTTGACCATTCCGGTTCCAGTCCGGTTTTGGACCCGTGCCCAGCCTCATTCATAATTCTACCATTGAAAGcccaaatttatttcttttagcTGTTTTGTTCGATTCATGAAGTTGAATCATGTTTTAGGTTTTTTCTCCCGAATTGATTTAAATTGATTTGAGCATATGTTGTCACATCAATTGTTAAATGATGTACATCATCCGTCCCAATTAATTGTTTACCTTTATCAAGATCAAAATATCCCTAAGAgtattaaaggtaaacaaattgcGGATATGAGGGGTAGTTTAATCAAAGGTAAAGTATTGGTTTTTTATGAATTCGAGATAAAAATGAGGTGCCTCTTTTGTCACCCGGGGACATTTGCATATGGTATGGAGTGATTGCGTCGGGAATTGTGAATTAAATATTTGGAATTATAATCTCACTTTCTGAAGAATTGAAGATTGTCAAATGAGGCTAGTTACAAATTTGCATATATTTTTGAGGGTTTGTGATGTTCTAGGTTTAATTTACTCAGTTCACATTCAATCAAAAAGATAATTAGGATATAAATGTGATGTGCTTATCCATGAAGTTAATAGTCTCActgtagacggacactatccgtttaAAGCTATAGATGGATAATGTCCCTCTTACAAAATGAGaatggatagtgcaagtgggtgggGAATGCAtacccccacttgccctcccacttgcattttgtgagaggaccACTATCCGTCTACAACTTTACTTTAGATGGATAATGTCCGTCTACAGTGAGACGCTTTGTAACccacaaattctcactttagagTTTAGAcggacggatagtgtccgtctaaagtgagaatttaTGGGTTAATAATAGTACACTAATACGACATGCGACACTTTTTTTGTTATGCAAGAAGCAGAATGTTATGTCACTCCTAATACCTATAGctctatgttactccgactcttcTAATTTCCTCGCGTACCCATGTTCGACACTCGGACATGGGTATGACACTTGGACACCTCATATTAGACCAAAATATGTATATTTTTCAAAAAATAGCCGAGTCTGACACTTGGACACGTACCCGTGTGGGATACTTTTAAACGAGTCCGAGTAACATAGCTATAGCTGTCATATACTTAAAATCATATGTGCTGCTAGTTTGGTAATGAGTTTGCTTGACATCCCTCTGAAAGATCGTTTGTTGTTTTAAGGTCAATGGGTTTTGTCCATAATACTTTCGTCTTGACCATTAACCGAGAGTCTCTCCACTTCTATTGGTTGATGACTTGATTTTTGTATCGGTTGCATTTACGGAATATTTACTTCTTGAGTAGGATCTGTGTATGTCAGTGTATTTTACATTTGCGCCAAAATGCCATCTTGTCTTTTTTTCCTTTGTTTCTCTAAAGCTCGGCATCTGGTTATCTGAAGTACAAAGACTGATAGGCTGTTCTGGTTTGCAGTTTACTGTTTTGCTCGTAAATTAGCGACACATCCAGATTTGTGCTTGAATAAGTGTCGCAAAGATGTACCCAGTGAACTCCTACCCTTATCAGACACCTTTTACACCCTTCAACTTTCCTAGCTGGGAAGCTTTCCGACCTCAAATGAAGGAAGACGGAGCCAACACTCGTCCCATGCCTGAATATTGGCCTTCCAACTATGGCTACACAGCTCCAATGCCGTGCCAAAATTGCTGTACCCATGGTCAACAATCACAACCCTCTTATTACTCCAATTTTAGGCCTCCTTGCCCTCATTTCCCAATGCCACCGTCTTATGGACATTATTACGGTGGTTACCCAGCTGCTTATCCGCaaccttacccttacccttatgTTCCGCCACCTCATTATTCAATGGAGATGCCTAGATATGAATTTGACAAGGCTTCGCCTCAAGCATTTCATTGCTGTGAATGTCCTAATCATCCTTCCCATGTGAAGACTACAAGCAATGTCAAAATTGAAGAACAGGACCCTGATGTCGAGACCAAAAAGGCTGCGCCTTTGATTCCAGCTGGGATGAGCAGCTCTCCACATCCCCTTATGTGGACTCCACCGGGATATATGATGAACAATGAGCAACCAAGACGGGTAGTTGATGGTGTCAACTCAGATGAGCCGCATGTCGAGAAGCTTAAAAAAAGCATTAAACCTGTTGAACAAGACCCAAATGTCAGATATCAGTGGCTTCCCCTGGACATGAACAGCATTAAGCGGCTGATGGAAGGTGGAGAATTGATCAAACCTCAGGAGCAGAAAGATGGGGATGAGAAGAAGGCGTCTGATGAAGAAAagaaagatcaaaacaagcaattCCCTTATCCTATTATTTGGATGCCTTATGGTGGACAGGGAGAAGATCAAACTAGAGGGCAGGAGGAAAAGAACATTGGCAAGTCACCTGCTGTAAAAGTGGACGAACGAAACAAGGCTAAGCTACCTGTTGAGGAGCGTCCTCCTACATTTAAACTTCTAAAACATCCTGATAAAGAAGTTCTGAAGGAGAGGATTGAATCAGGTGATGATCAGGGAAGCCGTAAAACTGGTGTTGTGAAGATAATTCCtgtgaagcagttggatgatcctGTTCCAAAGCCTTTGAAGAAAGAACGGGAGAGTGAATCGAGTAAGAGTGTGAAAAATGTGGAATCTGTGAAGAATGGTTCTGATATGAAGCCGTCATCTCCTGCAAAGAAATCTAAGCTGCCTCCAATTTGTTTGAGGGTTGATCCGCCGAGGAAGAAAAATGGCAAAGGCAGCTCTAGGTCACCTAGTCCTCCTGGCGAAAAAAGGCATCAAGTGTCTAGTGGCTCAAAGGAAGAGGAGAAAGATAAGGAAAAGATTCAGGTCATGGAAGTAGTTGGGAATGCTCCTAAAGGAAATGGTGTCGCAGTACCTGATGTCACTAAAGAGGAAAAAGGGTCGTGTACTCGGGAACAACAGTCGGAAGCTGAGGAAAAGGTGGTGCATACTTCTGACAGTAGTGAGTTAAATGCTACTGTGAGCGAAGATAATGCAGTTCATGCACAGGAATCAGAAGGAGTGAAAGAGAGTGAACACAAGGAATCTGATGCCCTAGAAAGAAAGGTTTTGTCAGAGACGGAAGCAGCTGTTATTCTTCAGTCTGCATATCGTGGATATTCTGTGAGAAGACTGGAACCACTGACAAAACTCAGACATATAGCTAATGTTAAAGAAGAAGCTAGGAAGGTCGGTGAACGAGTAGAGAAGCTTGAGTCCTGTGTCACTGTCAACGATAAGGAGAAGGTGGCTATCGGTGAGATGATAATGAACCTGCTGCTAAAGTTGGATACGATACAGGTATGTCTTTAGGCACAAAAAGTTGGTTCTCTAAAATCTAAGCATTATTGATTGATGAGGCCTgtgactttttttttttccgacATTAGTTTCTTTGTATTTTTCTGTCAGCAATTGCCTGATGTAATTGATTGATTTTCATGTAGGGACTGCACCCAAGTGTGCGTGATGTGAGAAAATCAGTGACTAAGGAGTTAATCAGATTGCAGGAGAAGCTAGACTCCATAGTGAGTCAAGTGTCGGGGTTGTGCTTGGAGAAGAAAGAGGGAGAGCCTGACGAAATTATAGCTCCT contains:
- the LOC141586135 gene encoding BAG family molecular chaperone regulator 6, which encodes MYPVNSYPYQTPFTPFNFPSWEAFRPQMKEDGANTRPMPEYWPSNYGYTAPMPCQNCCTHGQQSQPSYYSNFRPPCPHFPMPPSYGHYYGGYPAAYPQPYPYPYVPPPHYSMEMPRYEFDKASPQAFHCCECPNHPSHVKTTSNVKIEEQDPDVETKKAAPLIPAGMSSSPHPLMWTPPGYMMNNEQPRRVVDGVNSDEPHVEKLKKSIKPVEQDPNVRYQWLPLDMNSIKRLMEGGELIKPQEQKDGDEKKASDEEKKDQNKQFPYPIIWMPYGGQGEDQTRGQEEKNIGKSPAVKVDERNKAKLPVEERPPTFKLLKHPDKEVLKERIESGDDQGSRKTGVVKIIPVKQLDDPVPKPLKKERESESSKSVKNVESVKNGSDMKPSSPAKKSKLPPICLRVDPPRKKNGKGSSRSPSPPGEKRHQVSSGSKEEEKDKEKIQVMEVVGNAPKGNGVAVPDVTKEEKGSCTREQQSEAEEKVVHTSDSSELNATVSEDNAVHAQESEGVKESEHKESDALERKVLSETEAAVILQSAYRGYSVRRLEPLTKLRHIANVKEEARKVGERVEKLESCVTVNDKEKVAIGEMIMNLLLKLDTIQGLHPSVRDVRKSVTKELIRLQEKLDSIVSQVSGLCLEKKEGEPDEIIAPAEDPSIEIQVDLSTGMKDTPGQLFKDKDQEGNLDAEASDENVENDIQRMEWECDLGAVKTDQVVDRGAAEVSEEIEEQIADIATPGGKCDKDVTSALEMEKVAEKLGEVLVGNDIEIEASGNCNKEQEEDQQICGETNPGAQKPETSDGVKYMELVENSMGEEAPFLEPVIEVEKHVLKDGPVTEPPVSENTPLQSDVGACCNDEDENLNESPQESLLEIEDDICRMEWECDLGAAKFTPGIDEEETQPQESSRGLEKQASEVANSETDGQLDQLNGKTQFQVQSDDFNEVDTENHIIAESCDKKNTDTRESDTASGIPGGSMEVPTVEVEKQMITELPVSEKEECSLDLSTSQTTEQQYDEQINREETKRRIIEENEKLRSMVEKLLASGKEQQNVISSLTAKVNALEKKLPKRRNKVRSGKRPRVVLTRNAS